Proteins from a single region of Candidatus Puniceispirillum marinum IMCC1322:
- a CDS encoding iron-containing alcohol dehydrogenase, giving the protein MTLTANWSYPTAIRFGAGRIGEIADACAVAGMKKPLLVTDKMLASLPITTATLDLMEAAGLGRGLFSEVDPNPTEGNVNDGIAAYRAGGHDGVIAFGGGSGLDLGKVIAFMVGQTRPLWDFEDVGDWWTRADADAIAPIIAVPTTAGTGSEVGRASVITNSQTHEKKIIFHPKILPTVVIADPELTVGMPGFVTAGTGMDALSHCLEAYCSPHYHPMSQGIALEGMRLVKDNLLVAFQDGSNLAARGEMMSAAMMGATAFQKGLGAMHALAHPLGAVHNTHHGTTNAVVMQAVLRFNRPAIEDKIGMAARYMGIEGGFDGFHDFVGMMNSTLGIPENLTALGVQDPDIDSLVASALADPSVGGNPVEMTADNTRALLESCL; this is encoded by the coding sequence GTAGCTGGCATGAAGAAGCCGCTTCTGGTGACGGATAAAATGCTGGCCAGCCTGCCGATTACAACGGCAACACTCGATTTGATGGAAGCGGCTGGTCTGGGCAGGGGGCTGTTTAGCGAGGTTGATCCAAACCCGACGGAAGGTAATGTCAATGATGGTATTGCCGCCTATCGTGCAGGCGGGCATGACGGGGTGATCGCCTTTGGCGGTGGCTCGGGACTGGATCTTGGCAAGGTGATCGCCTTTATGGTGGGGCAAACGCGCCCGCTATGGGATTTTGAGGATGTTGGCGACTGGTGGACGCGCGCCGATGCCGATGCGATTGCGCCGATTATTGCGGTGCCAACAACCGCCGGAACCGGGTCCGAAGTGGGGCGCGCCTCGGTCATCACCAATAGCCAAACGCATGAAAAGAAAATCATTTTTCACCCGAAAATTCTGCCAACCGTGGTTATTGCCGATCCCGAACTGACCGTTGGCATGCCCGGTTTTGTAACGGCTGGCACCGGCATGGACGCGCTATCGCATTGCCTTGAGGCATATTGTTCACCGCATTACCACCCGATGAGTCAGGGCATTGCGCTCGAAGGCATGCGACTGGTCAAGGACAATCTGCTCGTCGCCTTTCAGGATGGCAGCAATCTGGCCGCGCGCGGCGAGATGATGAGCGCCGCGATGATGGGCGCGACAGCCTTTCAAAAGGGGCTGGGGGCGATGCATGCGCTGGCGCACCCGCTAGGCGCGGTGCATAATACGCATCATGGCACAACCAATGCCGTGGTCATGCAGGCGGTACTGCGCTTTAACCGCCCAGCTATTGAAGACAAGATCGGGATGGCCGCCCGATATATGGGTATTGAAGGCGGCTTTGACGGGTTTCATGATTTTGTCGGCATGATGAACAGCACGCTGGGTATTCCCGAAAACCTGACCGCGCTGGGCGTGCAAGACCCCGATATTGACAGTCTGGTTGCCTCGGCGCTGGCTGACCCAAGCGTAGGTGGCAATCCGGTTGAGATGACAGCGGATAACACCCGCGCCTTGCTGGAGAGCTGTCTATAG